The Aminipila terrae nucleotide sequence CTTACCCAGCAAATCCTCACTGCATGCAGTGCTGTATTGCAACCCGCTTCCTGGTTCCCCAGGCTCCAATAACAGATGTACTTCCGCATAATGCCGCAGGGGTTCGAAGTGGCCCACTCCCTCAACCCTATCCGCAATGGTTTCCTTATATAAAATTTTTCCGGTACCAAAGCTTACCTGCACACCAAATCGACTCCATATAATATTCTGTAAAATCTCAATCTGGATTTCACCCATAATCTGAGCCTGAATTTCCTGCAGCTGTTCATCCCAGACCAGATGAAGTTCTGGTTCTTCTTCTTCGATTTGACGTAACTTAGGAATCATTACTTTAGGATCACAGTCTTCTGGCAGTATAAGCTGATAAGACAATACTGGTTCCAGTACAGGCCTGCTTGACATCTCCTCAATGCCCAGCCCCTCTCCCGGTCTGGTACAGCTGAGTCCCGTTACTGCACATACTGTACCTGCCTGAACTTCATTTACCGCTTCAAACTTTTGTCCGGAATAGATCCGGATTTGGTTTATCTTTTCATCTCTGCTGTTCTTGCTCAAGGAATCCTTTACTTTAAGGCTCCCTCCTGTTATCTTCATATGAGTTAACCGGGTTCCCTGCTCATCTCTTGTTATCTTAAATATTTTCGCTCCAAATTCATCGGAATAATCCGGTATAGCTGTATATTTTACAATGCCCTGTATAAATTCTTCAATGCCCTCAATTTTCAATGCAGAACCGAAATAGCAGGGGAATACTCTTCTCTCTCCTATTGCCTTTTTTATCTGGTCTGTTTCAATATATTCCTTTTCCAGATAGACTTCCATTAAGCTCTCACTACACATGGCCAATTGTTCATATAACCCATCCGTACTAATGTGGCCGAATTCAATACAGCAATCATTTAGCTGCTTCTTTATTTCTTTTAACAGCTTATCTTCATCCGTACCCGTCTGATCCATTTTATTAATGAATAAAAATACAGGTATCTGGTACATTTCCAACAGATTCCATAAAGTCCTGGTATGGCCCTGTACTCCGTCTGCACCATTAATCACTAGAACAGCGTAATCCAGCACTTGAAGGGTTCTTTCCATTTCTGCTGAAAAATCCGTATGACCAGGCGTATCCAGTAAAGTAACCTGAATTTCCCCCAGATTAAATACTGCCTGCTTGGAAAAAATAGTAATTCCCCGTGCTCTTTCTAATTCATTGGTATCTAAATAAGCATCCTTATTGTCTACTCTTCCCAATTTACCTATTTTACCGCTCAGGTAAAGCAGACTCTCAGCTAATGTGGTTTTGCCAGCGTCTACATGTGCTAATATTCCAATCACTAATTTCTTCATGCTATATCCTTATTTTTTGTATTTTTAAAAGCAACGTTTACTTTTATTTGTTCACTTTTATATTATACCAATAAGTTTGAAGTCCGTACATCTATATCAGCGTAACCAGGTATAGGAAAATTTTCTAATTCATTAAATCAATGTGGCCCTGGGTGCAAACTGACTGTTATAAAGGGACTCATATAAGCCCTTCCTTTCCAGAAGTTCCTGGTGTGTTCCCTGTTCTGTAATGTTGCCATTTTGCATAACTAAAATTAAATCTGCATCACGGATTGTAGATAATCTATGAGCAATTATAAAACTTGTCCGGCCCTGCATTAAATTCTTCATGGCTTTTTGAATTTCAGCTTCTGTCCTTGTATCAACACTAGATGTTGCTTCATCCAAAATCAGAATTGGAGGATTGGCAATAATAGCCCTTGCTATGGTTAAAAGCTGCTTCTGCCCTTGGGATATGTTGGAACCATCTTCATCCAGAATTGTCTGGTACCCTTTGGGAAAAGTCCTGATAAAATGATCTGCACGGGCTGCCTTTGCGGCAGAAACCACCTCTTCCATACTGGCGTCCAAACGGCCATAAGCAATATTGTCATAGATACTGCCATGAAATATCCAGGTATCCTGCAAAACCATGCCGAAAAGAGTTCGTAAAGAAACCCTGCTCATATCTTTGATATCTACTCCGTCGATGGTGATTTTCCCCCCTGAATCTCATAAAACCGCATAAGCAGATTAACCAGCGTGGTTTTTCCTGCCCCGGTGGGTCCCACGATAGCAATCTTGCTTCCTGATTTTAAATTAAGATTGATATCTTTCATTAGAATTGCATCTTCCCTGTAACCAAATCTTACATGGTCGAACACAACATTTCCTTTAGGGTTTTCAATTATTTTGCACTCCAGATTATCTGGTATTTCCTCCGTTTCATCCAGCAGCTCAAAAAAACGTTCTGCTGATGCAACAGCAGA carries:
- a CDS encoding translation factor GTPase family protein, translating into MKKLVIGILAHVDAGKTTLAESLLYLSGKIGKLGRVDNKDAYLDTNELERARGITIFSKQAVFNLGEIQVTLLDTPGHTDFSAEMERTLQVLDYAVLVINGADGVQGHTRTLWNLLEMYQIPVFLFINKMDQTGTDEDKLLKEIKKQLNDCCIEFGHISTDGLYEQLAMCSESLMEVYLEKEYIETDQIKKAIGERRVFPCYFGSALKIEGIEEFIQGIVKYTAIPDYSDEFGAKIFKITRDEQGTRLTHMKITGGSLKVKDSLSKNSRDEKINQIRIYSGQKFEAVNEVQAGTVCAVTGLSCTRPGEGLGIEEMSSRPVLEPVLSYQLILPEDCDPKVMIPKLRQIEEEEPELHLVWDEQLQEIQAQIMGEIQIEILQNIIWSRFGVQVSFGTGKILYKETIADRVEGVGHFEPLRHYAEVHLLLEPGEPGSGLQYSTACSEDLLGKNWQRLILTHLEEKTHKGVLTGSPITDMKITLVSGRAHTKHTEGGDFREATYRAVRQGLKEAESILLEPYYAFELELPEKMIGRAMNDIEKMSGVCEISQTDGEMAILQGSAPVITMRNYQKEVSSYTKGVGRLFCSMKGYESCHNTEEVIESTGYDSERDMENPTGSVFCAHGAGYLVSWDEVKDNMHIEAFLQLKENLSERATQTYTTSEEKQWISQDEINEIFHKTFYANRGKKSVFKIHKPAQETYYGTAEYSSIQREVKEEYLLVDGYNIIHAWPELKELTKDNMEGARMKLLDCLCNYQGIRNCQIIVVFDAYRVQGHKEEAMDYQNIHMVYTREAQTADQYIERFAHDNQKKYNITVATSDGLQQLIVRGAGCSLLSARELKNAIEEANERLKQEYEELKRKEKIHLMDALSSDVKQQMKELAEKKDN